The proteins below come from a single Acidobacteriota bacterium genomic window:
- a CDS encoding IS1595 family transposase: MKMIDVSKTLATDEQCLAYLEASRWPAGVRCTVCGAKEVSRITRKSKSKNVRAQLYQCLEKTCKTQFSATSGTIFHDSHLPLPKWFTAIALIVDAKKGKSALELSRNLGCNYRTAWYLSHRIREAMNEPDGLKLTGTVEIDETYIRGKQKGHKRKKLKDVVLGIRQRGGPLKLVQVKDNKAGTLYEQIEKHVDTNADHIMTDDAGWYNFRLTKFRNVPHSKIRHSAKEYVRGEVHTNTVENSFSLLKRAVIGTYHQLSIKHLQRYLNEFSYRFNRREDADMFEQTVSRMAGIKAMPYQKLVEQNAFTPFVRPQ, encoded by the coding sequence ATGAAAATGATAGACGTTTCAAAGACTCTCGCCACTGACGAACAGTGTCTAGCCTACCTAGAGGCTTCGCGCTGGCCTGCGGGTGTGCGCTGCACGGTCTGCGGAGCCAAGGAAGTATCGCGGATCACGCGCAAGTCGAAGTCGAAGAACGTTCGCGCCCAGCTTTATCAGTGCCTAGAGAAAACCTGCAAGACTCAGTTCTCGGCCACGTCCGGCACGATCTTCCATGACTCGCACCTTCCCCTGCCGAAGTGGTTTACCGCTATTGCTCTGATCGTGGATGCCAAGAAAGGCAAGTCGGCTTTGGAACTGTCGCGCAACCTGGGATGTAACTATCGGACCGCGTGGTATCTCTCGCACCGCATCCGTGAAGCCATGAACGAACCTGACGGCCTGAAACTGACTGGCACGGTCGAGATCGACGAAACCTACATCCGCGGAAAGCAGAAGGGCCACAAACGCAAAAAGCTCAAAGACGTAGTGCTCGGCATCCGGCAACGCGGCGGCCCTTTGAAGCTCGTACAGGTAAAGGACAACAAAGCAGGGACTCTGTACGAGCAAATCGAAAAGCACGTTGACACGAACGCGGATCACATCATGACGGATGACGCTGGCTGGTACAACTTCCGCCTGACGAAGTTCCGCAATGTGCCACACTCGAAAATCCGGCACTCTGCTAAGGAATATGTTCGCGGCGAAGTTCACACGAACACAGTCGAGAACTCGTTTTCACTGCTCAAGCGTGCAGTGATAGGGACGTATCACCAACTGTCGATAAAGCATCTGCAGCGCTATCTGAACGAGTTTTCCTATAGGTTCAATCGGCGGGAAGATGCGGATATGTTCGAGCAGACTGTATCGCGCATGGCTGGCATCAAAGCGATGCCTTATCAGAAACTGGTGGAGCAAAATGCCTTTACACCATTCGTGCGGCCGCAGTAG
- a CDS encoding VCBS repeat-containing protein → MDPSAIIEQIDRILRSRSFASKSQLRKLLQVLHENMHSQITLKPDQVIKELWPAEIRTKRSADVAAEMNRLRRALKSYYEGEGARDSITICLPNRAVAAANETRERPWIIAKLRADAEDNAAADHQPRSHVNPRKGRRIAGLGAVLGAALVIVGYASIRMLTVHDQPKSGRLDGSTLRIMDAEGKELWNKVFPEGFGPEWYIAQGPRIWFVDVEGNGRTSVLFVYSPAIPGPHRTLICYSDRGKEKWRWTPGRELPELAGSPATYLIHTLRVLKAREGRPLRIVVLSQHDPWWPSQIAILDSNGRTISEYWHSGGLGYITLADLDGDGREEIVATGVSEYDHQATLVVLDPDRVFGASTEVRPDFQIHGMGVAQERLRLLFPRSDLNRALFQYGQAIEPTVEHGIVRLTVMECITPPGCRIYYEFDKNFRLIAAFAGGDEFRSAHARFYQNGKDAHPLNAEEQAAFQKVRCLVGCKSEFVPVGKLVP, encoded by the coding sequence ATGGACCCTAGTGCCATCATCGAGCAGATCGACAGAATCCTACGCAGCCGGAGTTTCGCGAGCAAGAGCCAGCTCAGGAAGCTGCTGCAAGTTCTGCACGAGAACATGCATTCGCAAATCACACTGAAGCCGGATCAGGTGATCAAGGAACTCTGGCCCGCCGAGATTCGGACAAAGCGATCCGCAGATGTGGCGGCGGAGATGAACCGGCTGCGGCGTGCGCTGAAATCCTATTACGAGGGCGAAGGCGCGAGAGACTCAATCACGATTTGCCTTCCTAATCGTGCGGTAGCCGCTGCAAATGAAACGCGCGAACGGCCGTGGATCATAGCGAAACTTCGTGCGGACGCAGAGGATAATGCGGCGGCAGATCATCAGCCCAGGTCGCATGTGAATCCTCGTAAGGGGCGAAGAATTGCCGGCCTTGGTGCTGTACTCGGCGCGGCCCTTGTCATCGTGGGCTACGCTTCCATCCGAATGCTCACCGTGCACGATCAGCCCAAGTCTGGACGCCTTGACGGTTCAACGCTCAGGATCATGGACGCGGAGGGGAAGGAACTATGGAACAAGGTCTTTCCCGAAGGATTCGGTCCCGAGTGGTACATCGCGCAGGGGCCGCGTATCTGGTTCGTGGATGTGGAGGGGAATGGCCGCACCAGTGTTCTTTTCGTCTATTCGCCAGCGATCCCGGGGCCGCACCGGACGCTGATCTGCTACTCGGATCGAGGCAAAGAGAAATGGCGCTGGACTCCAGGGAGAGAGCTGCCCGAGCTTGCAGGCAGCCCTGCGACGTACTTGATTCATACCCTTAGGGTACTCAAGGCGAGGGAAGGGAGACCTCTTCGAATCGTCGTTTTAAGTCAGCATGATCCCTGGTGGCCCAGTCAGATCGCGATTCTCGATTCCAATGGTAGAACCATTTCCGAGTACTGGCACTCTGGGGGCTTAGGCTACATCACGTTGGCCGACCTGGATGGCGATGGCAGAGAGGAAATTGTCGCAACGGGAGTCAGCGAGTATGACCATCAAGCCACGTTAGTGGTGCTTGATCCTGACCGGGTGTTTGGCGCCTCCACCGAGGTGCGGCCCGACTTTCAAATCCACGGCATGGGGGTTGCCCAGGAGAGATTGCGGCTGTTGTTTCCGCGGAGCGATTTGAACCGAGCGTTGTTCCAGTACGGTCAAGCCATTGAACCCACGGTCGAGCATGGCATCGTTCGACTTACGGTGATGGAATGCATCACCCCGCCGGGTTGCCGCATCTATTACGAATTCGACAAGAACTTTCGTCTGATCGCTGCCTTTGCCGGGGGTGACGAATTTCGCAGCGCTCATGCGCGGTTCTATCAGAACGGCAAAGACGCGCATCCGCTGAATGCGGAAGAACAAGCGGCGTTCCAAAAGGTCCGATGCCTGGTGGGATGCAAGTCGGAGTTCGTCCCCGTTGGTAAGCTGGTCCCCTGA